The following proteins are encoded in a genomic region of Nakaseomyces glabratus chromosome J, complete sequence:
- a CDS encoding uncharacterized protein (CAGL0J04664g~Has domain(s) with predicted phosphopantetheine binding activity and role in fatty acid biosynthetic process) — MFSRLVPRLATRALIPSTVIARPMLVTPMLMRQYSVKSKDEISQKLIEVVKNFVKGESSQNVTADSKFHKDLGLDSLDTVELIVSIEEEFDTEIPDDVADRLTSIRETIDYLASQKN, encoded by the coding sequence ATGTTTTCTCGACTAGTACCACGCTTAGCCACCCGTGCTTTAATACCAAGTACAGTTATTGCCAGACCAATGCTCGTGACTCCCATGCTGATGAGACAATACAGTGTTAAGAGTAAAGATGAGATTTCTCAGAAATTGATTGAAGTTGTGAAGAACTTTGTCAAGGGTGAGTCATCACAGAATGTTACTGCTGATTCAAAGTTTCACAAAGACCTAGGTCTTGACTCACTGGACACCGTTGAGTTGATTGTGTCAATTGAGGAAGAGTTTGATACTGAAATCCCAGATGATGTTGCAGACAGATTGACTAGTATCCGTGAAACCATTGATTATTTAGCATCTCAAAAGAATTAA
- the ATG17 gene encoding protein kinase regulatory subunit ATG17 (CAGL0J04686g~Protein with a predicted role in non-selective autophagy), translating into MPESLAERARSTLLKAQVLCREVESRIAEVKDRLSQWEKNRHTLRFLVSCLEHQLGFLEQCALRQGIGRALIETEWSQVVLVDLVNEMKLWYDKIQLRLERLDQVENILVADNKHLSHYISQEQALVLKKRLDEVPIIRPQIENIQTQYDTMCKRVRQKLINKRLTEIKTIFDSQFGDELTETAELTEVKPRDLDSIELELVDYINSLTDHFDKCQALEKGLFNDSNEYDELLKIVSADDSQLDDIMKHLLNTIDSTNHQIDKVYEILDIKTKQKTILHGKINELIANCTKYSEYLAIFKGIATSIEKFKEGCMQDIQLTKELYKFYDEFENSYNKLLQEVQRRRALSQKMLGIIKNCENELKTLHDEDQKLRTHFLSENGAFLPETIWPGEIDDLSPLYALDYHIKEI; encoded by the coding sequence ATGCCGGAGTCGTTGGCTGAGCGGGCGAGAAGCACACTTTTAAAGGCTCAGGTGTTATGTCGAGAAGTGGAGTCCCGGATAGCTGAAGTAAAGGACCGGCTGTCACAATGGGAGAAGAATAGACACACATTGAGGTTTTTGGTTAGCTGTTTGGAGCACCAGTTAGGCTTTTTGGAACAGTGTGCCTTGAGACAAGGTATAGGCCGGGCTTTGATCGAGACTGAATGGAGTCAAGTGGTTTTAGTTGATTTGGTCAATGAGATGAAGTTATGGTATGATAAGATACAGCTTAGATTAGAAAGGCTAGACCAGgttgaaaatattcttgTGGCGGATAATAAACATTTAAGTCATTATATATCACAGGAGCAAGCGTTAGTATTGAAAAAGAGGCTAGACGAAGTACCTATAATAAGACCACAAATAGAGAATATACAAACACAATATGACACTATGTGCAAACGAGTACGACAAAAGTTGATTAATAAAAGACTGACTGAGATAAAAACTATCTTTGACTCTCAGTTTGGTGATGAATTGACCGAGACGGCAGAACTTACTGAAGTAAAGCCTCGAGATCTTGATAGTATAGAATTGGAATTAGTGGATTACATCAATTCTTTAACCGATCACTTTGATAAGTGTCAAGCACTAGAGAAAGGCCTGTTCAACGATTCGAATGAATATGATGAGCTACTTAAAATTGTATCGGCAGATGATAGTCAATTGGATGACATAATGAAACACCTACTCAATACAATTGATAGTACCAATCATCAAATAGACAAAGTATATGAGATATTAGATATCAAGACCAAGCAAAAGACAATTTTGCATGGAAAGATCAATGAGCTAATAGCCAACTGCACCAAGTATAGCGAGTATTTGGCCATTTTCAAAGGCATTGCCACTTCAATTGAGAAGTTTAAGGAAGGTTGTATGCAGGACATTCAACTTACGAAAGAGTTGTATAAGTTTTACGACGAATTCGAGAATAGTTACAATAAATTACTACAGGAAGTTCAAAGAAGGCGAGCTTTGAGTCAAAAGATGTTAGGAATTATAAAAAACTGTGAAAACGAATTAAAAACACTTCATGATGAAGACCAAAAGCTGCGAACGCATTTCCTGAGTGAGAACGGTGCATTCCTGCCAGAGACAATATGGCCAGGAGAAATAGACGACCTATCACCGTTATATGCACTCGATTACcatatcaaagaaatttga
- the SPP382 gene encoding mRNA splicing protein SPP382 (CAGL0J04708g~Ortholog(s) have ATP-dependent RNA helicase activity and role in generation of catalytic spliceosome for first transesterification step, spliceosomal complex disassembly), producing MGLEEQYGFGARLLKKLGYVEGQGLGSDGRGRASPIEVNAEQHGTHAGLGMLSKRATAEDIDMHITSSSDEGREVNENARARPLQFKKTDATKPSSDIIYQIEALGLPVDANVLARHPNASTIVEELVTKQRTLDAIVRKVEVVKQELDDVETQLNTLRNLQHSEMSLLDKISEVLKLNNETIIDELAAKILKDELQKYNNLSLKDDRITNTLEPVVELLQYALESDPGALNKNQTQLYQWLCPRIEAAITEIDFKNSDSVDSIIYILVEYELILKYIMMYDKLIDKFLMPRLLGLIKEWAPERNGIDHHFYDFYILLNQEQRKKLQDALKVIFSDYCSGWYHKDAFHFDCHYFKLIFGETVFYSITEKKLLPIMVKQLYEEHFTLVDDLEDWSDINHDREGPAYCFKKVKEFANFLTNTQITTIMKGMFNDIRKLVFQWYLFSEPNDWQNCQNLIHDFFNIVYAEESKISDFEITELREILRMGTEVGKLSTVCYDREFDILKELHLKKREFIDLERDENDHPNVIQIDDSDEDMRDSDGYTVQDIPIRRVDATFKEILQRYCEENGYEMIRDTTNYTQLPYGINGTSLVPIITIRKGTKARKVAIKDDILWIEGLSGYRPEFLYNLTL from the coding sequence ATGGGCTTAGAAGAGCAGTATGGGTTTGGTGCCCGGCTGTTAAAAAAGCTTGGCTATGTGGAAGGACAAGGTTTAGGCAGCGATGGGCGTGGACGAGCCTCTCCAATCGAGGTTAACGCTGAGCAGCATGGGACACATGCAGGGCTTGGTATGTTATCCAAGAGAGCAACTGCTGAGGATATTGATATGCATATCACTTCGTCTAGCGATGAGGGCCGCGAGGTGAATGAGAATGCAAGAGCTAGACCGTTGCAGTTCAAGAAAACCGATGCTACAAAACCATCTAGTGACATCATATATCAGATAGAGGCGTTAGGTCTTCCAGTAGACGCCAATGTACTGGCTAGACATCCTAACGCATCGAcaattgttgaagaattgGTTACTAAACAAAGAACTTTGGATGCTATAGTTAGGAAAGTTGAAGTGGTGAAGCAAGAACTAGATGATGTAGAAACCCAATTGAATACTTTGAGAAATCTGCAACATTCCGAAATGTCTTTGTTGGATAAGATTTCTGAGGTTTTAAAGCTTAATAATGAAACCATAATTGATGAACTGGCAGCTAAAATCTTGAAGGATGAATTACAGAAATACAATAACCTTTCCTTAAAAGATGATCGGATAACAAATACCCTAGAACCAGTTGTAGAATTATTGCAGTACGCTTTAGAGAGTGATCCCGGCGCTCTCAATAAGAACCAAACTCAATTATACCAATGGCTTTGTCCCCGAATTGAAGCGGCTATTACAGaaattgatttcaaaaactcAGATTCAGTTGACAGTATCATTTATATCCTTGTGGAATACGAACTgatattaaaatatattatgATGTATGATAAGTTGATAGACAAGTTTTTAATGCCGAGACTCCTGGGCCTAATCAAAGAGTGGGCTCCCGAAAGAAATGGTATCGATCATCATTTCTACgatttttatattctatTGAATCAGgaacaaaggaaaaagtTGCAAGACGCTCTCAAAGTTATCTTTAGTGACTATTGTTCAGGGTGGTACCACAAAGAtgcatttcattttgattgccattatttcaaattgaTTTTCGGTGAAACTGTATTTTACAGTataacagaaaaaaaattactcCCAATCATGGTGAAGCAGCTATATGAAGAACATTTTACTTTAGTAGATGACTTGGAAGATTGGTCTGATATAAATCATGACAGAGAAGGGCCTGCATACTGCTTTAAGAAAGTCAAGGAATTTGCCAATTTTTTAACCAACACTCAAATTACTACCATAATGAAGGGGATGTTCAATGATATAAGAAAGTTAGTGTTCCAATGGTATCTGTTCAGTGAACCAAATGATTGGCAAAATTGCCAAAATCTGATACATGATTTTTTTAACATTGTCTACGCAGAAGAGTCTAAAATCTCAGATTTTGAGATAACTGAGTTAAGAGAAATTTTAAGAATGGGTACTGAAGTAGGGAAATTATCTACTGTCTGTTATGATAGGGAGTTTGATATCTTAAAGGAATtgcatttgaaaaaaaggGAATTTATAGATCTCGAACGAGATGAAAATGACCATCCCAACGTAATACAGATTGATGATTCTGATGAGGATATGAGGGATTCTGATGGATATACTGTACAAGACATTCCTATCAGAAGGGTAGATGCTactttcaaagaaattcttCAGCGTTACTGTGAAGAGAATGGTTATGAAATGATAAGGGACACTACAAATTACACGCAACTTCCATATGGTATCAATGGCACTTCTTTGGTACCAATTATTACTATTCGTAAAGGTACCAAAGCCAGGAAAGTTGCCATTAAGGATGACATTTTATGGATTGAAGGACTATCCGGATATAGACCagaatttttatataatttaacCTTATAG